Proteins from a genomic interval of Aquabacterium sp. J223:
- a CDS encoding phosphoethanolamine transferase, which produces MNASLGHWSRLPRAGASPTVAAAGVGLLVVVADNVSFWRTFLSAQSPSASAAGATIALALVLWLCATAVLCLLGVGRLAKPVWTVVLLVSAVAAHFIDTWGVLLDKSMMRNVLQTDAAEAADLLSAGLLLDVLVRGVLPAALLWRLPVQPATVVGGFRSVLGLTLVTVLVLAAALAAFYPVYASTFRNHRELRLQLVPSNLVGGLYGALKPRANQTMERIAPDAYRESSAQRPLLVVLVVGETARADNFSLGGYPRPTNAALDGKPVVYFSSVMSCGTDTATSLPCMFSDLGADRFDLQQAAQRENVLDVLQRMGVQVRWIENNSGCKGVCDRVPTGSVRGSAFCTEGDVCFDESLIEVAASQWPAPERDALVVLHQQGSHGPAYFKRYPNPGPYQPTCETNRLQECDPKSLVNTYDNSIAYTSRTLARAIDRLDGLTAERDVLLLYVSDHGESLGERGVFLHGLPRWIAPHEQLHVPLLMWMNAGAQSRLAPDSACLGKVAQSPATHDALFHTLLGTFGVRSSAYQAALDLLAAPRGEAECPAASALALPHRRP; this is translated from the coding sequence ATGAACGCAAGCCTGGGGCACTGGTCCCGCCTGCCGCGTGCCGGTGCATCGCCGACCGTCGCTGCTGCAGGCGTCGGGCTGCTTGTCGTGGTAGCCGACAACGTGAGCTTCTGGCGCACCTTTCTGAGCGCCCAAAGCCCCTCTGCATCGGCGGCGGGCGCCACCATCGCGCTTGCGCTGGTCCTGTGGCTCTGCGCCACGGCGGTGCTGTGCCTGCTGGGGGTGGGCCGGCTGGCCAAGCCGGTCTGGACCGTGGTGCTGCTGGTGTCGGCCGTGGCTGCGCATTTCATCGACACCTGGGGCGTGCTTCTCGACAAGTCGATGATGCGCAACGTGCTGCAGACCGACGCTGCCGAGGCCGCCGACCTGCTCAGCGCCGGTCTGTTGCTCGACGTGCTTGTCCGAGGCGTGTTGCCGGCAGCGCTTCTCTGGCGGCTGCCGGTTCAACCGGCGACGGTGGTGGGCGGCTTTCGCTCTGTGCTCGGCCTGACGCTGGTCACCGTGCTGGTACTGGCGGCCGCACTGGCCGCGTTCTACCCGGTCTACGCGTCGACATTTCGCAACCACCGTGAACTGCGGCTGCAGTTGGTGCCGTCCAACCTAGTGGGAGGACTGTATGGCGCATTGAAGCCTCGCGCCAACCAGACGATGGAGCGCATCGCGCCGGATGCGTATCGGGAGTCCTCCGCCCAACGCCCATTGCTCGTCGTCCTCGTGGTGGGCGAGACCGCCAGGGCGGACAACTTCTCTCTTGGCGGCTACCCGCGACCCACCAATGCGGCGCTGGACGGCAAACCGGTGGTGTACTTCTCATCGGTGATGTCCTGCGGGACCGACACCGCCACTTCCCTGCCATGCATGTTCTCCGACCTGGGCGCCGATCGGTTCGATCTGCAGCAGGCCGCCCAGCGCGAGAACGTGCTCGACGTCCTGCAGCGCATGGGGGTTCAGGTGCGTTGGATCGAGAACAACTCGGGCTGCAAAGGGGTGTGCGACCGCGTCCCCACGGGCTCGGTGCGCGGCAGCGCCTTCTGCACGGAAGGCGATGTCTGCTTCGACGAGTCCTTGATCGAGGTGGCGGCCTCCCAGTGGCCAGCTCCCGAACGCGATGCGCTGGTGGTGCTGCATCAGCAGGGCAGCCACGGTCCAGCCTACTTCAAGCGATACCCCAACCCCGGGCCCTACCAGCCCACCTGCGAGACCAACCGCCTGCAGGAGTGCGATCCGAAAAGCCTGGTCAACACCTACGACAACTCCATCGCCTACACCAGCCGTACCCTGGCCCGTGCGATCGATCGGCTGGACGGGTTGACTGCAGAGCGCGATGTGCTTCTGTTGTATGTGTCCGATCACGGCGAATCGCTCGGCGAACGCGGCGTCTTCCTTCACGGCCTGCCGCGCTGGATCGCACCCCACGAGCAACTCCATGTGCCGCTGCTGATGTGGATGAACGCGGGCGCTCAATCCCGGCTGGCACCTGACTCAGCCTGCCTCGGCAAGGTGGCGCAGTCGCCGGCGACGCATGACGCGCTGTTCCACACGCTGCTGGGCACCTTCGGCGTCCGCTCCTCTGCTTACCAAGCCGCGCTCGACCTGTTGGCGGCGCCGCGGGGCGAAGCCGAATGCCCGGCGGCTTCCGCGCTGGCGCTCCCACACCGCCGACCATAG
- a CDS encoding CzcE family metal-binding protein has protein sequence MNTSRIFRVAALTLATALPFHGMAMGTDVFRNGQSKYGQPAAAGAPSARVVDVSTLKSLTVAYGDTVTFQVPSGMQFSWTFNGLDGLSVPVTKIAPGGFPSTKATIHVQANPLAVN, from the coding sequence ATGAACACCTCTCGAATCTTTCGTGTTGCCGCGCTGACCCTTGCCACTGCGCTGCCCTTTCACGGCATGGCCATGGGCACTGATGTCTTCCGCAACGGCCAGTCGAAGTACGGTCAACCGGCCGCGGCTGGCGCGCCTTCGGCTCGGGTCGTGGATGTGTCCACCTTGAAGAGCCTGACGGTGGCCTATGGCGACACGGTGACCTTCCAAGTACCCAGTGGGATGCAGTTCTCGTGGACTTTCAATGGCTTGGATGGATTATCGGTTCCCGTGACCAAGATCGCCCCCGGCGGCTTTCCCTCGACGAAGGCGACCATCCATGTGCAAGCAAATCCACTGGCAGTCAATTGA
- a CDS encoding CusA/CzcA family heavy metal efflux RND transporter, whose product MFERIIRFAIEQRWLVLLGVLGMAALGVFSYQRLPIDAVPDITNVQVQINTEAPGYSPLETEQRVTYPIETVMAGLPGLQQTRSLSRYGLSQVTVIFEDGTDIYFARQLVNERIQTARDQLPQGVTPAIGPISTGLGEIYHWTVEAQEGAKRPDGNPYTPTDLRVIQDWIIRPQMRTVPGVTEINSIGGFAKEYHVAPDPIKLSAYGLTLGDLVNALERNNASVGAGYIERKGEQYLIRAPGQVRSIDDILDVVLRNEAGVPVRIRDVATVEIGRELRTGAATDNGREVVLGTVFMLIGENSRTVSQAVDKRLAEINRNLPAGVQAVTAYDRTVLVDKAISTVRKNLLEGAVLVIVILFLFLGNIRAAVLTAMVIPLAMLFTFTGMVQQKISANLLSLGALDFGIIIDGAVVIVENCVRRLAHAQAHHGRALTRAERFKEVFLASQEARRPLIFGQLIIMIVYLPIFALAGVEGKMFHPMAFTVVIALVGAMILSVTFVPAAVALFIGNKVGEKENRLMGWARRAYEPLLERVMHAKPLVLTFAAITIVLTGLLATRLGSEFVPSLNEGDFAIQALRIPGTSLSQSVTMQQQLENTLKAKFPEIERVFARTGTAEIAADPMPPNISDGYVMLKPESDWPEPRKTREELVAAVKAEVAKLPGQNYEFSQPIQLRFNELISGVRADVAVKVFGDDMDVLNETATQIAGVLQGISGAAAVNIEQTTGLPMLTVQIDRSKTARYGLNVQDVQDTLATAIGGREAGTLFEGDRRFDILVRLPDHLRSNQEAIRRLPIALPKGADNAQRFIPLSEVATLSLAPGPNQVSRENGKRRIVVSTNVADRDIGSFVTEAEQAIGQQVKLQSGYWMTWGGQFENLQSATQRLKVVVPVSLLLVFVLLFMMFGNLKDGLLVFTGIPFALTGGIVALWLRGIPLSISAAVGFIALSGVAVLNGLVMLSFIRSLRENGHRLDDAIHEGAVTRLRPVLMTALVASLGFVPMALATGTGAEVQRPLATVVIGGILSSTALTLLVLPVLYRIAHRRDEDEDDANGAPAPAVLDVPA is encoded by the coding sequence ATGTTCGAACGCATCATCCGATTCGCCATCGAGCAACGATGGCTGGTGCTGCTTGGCGTGCTGGGCATGGCGGCCCTCGGCGTCTTCAGCTACCAGAGGCTGCCGATCGACGCCGTGCCCGACATCACCAACGTGCAGGTGCAGATCAACACCGAGGCGCCCGGCTACTCGCCGCTGGAGACCGAACAGCGCGTCACCTACCCGATCGAGACCGTGATGGCCGGCCTGCCGGGTCTGCAGCAGACCCGTTCGCTGTCCCGTTACGGGCTGTCGCAGGTGACGGTGATCTTCGAAGACGGCACGGACATCTATTTCGCCCGCCAGCTTGTCAACGAGCGAATCCAGACCGCCCGCGACCAATTGCCGCAAGGCGTGACGCCCGCCATCGGCCCCATCTCCACCGGCCTGGGCGAGATCTACCACTGGACGGTGGAGGCGCAGGAGGGCGCCAAGCGGCCGGATGGCAACCCCTACACGCCGACCGACCTGCGTGTCATCCAGGACTGGATCATCAGGCCGCAGATGCGCACGGTGCCGGGGGTGACGGAGATCAACTCCATCGGCGGCTTCGCCAAGGAGTACCACGTCGCGCCGGACCCGATCAAGCTGTCGGCCTATGGGCTCACGCTGGGCGATCTGGTGAACGCGCTGGAGCGCAACAACGCCAGCGTCGGCGCCGGCTACATCGAGCGCAAGGGTGAGCAGTACCTGATCCGCGCACCGGGCCAGGTGCGCTCCATCGACGACATCCTGGACGTGGTGCTGCGCAACGAGGCCGGCGTGCCGGTGCGCATCCGCGATGTGGCCACTGTCGAGATCGGCCGCGAGCTGCGCACCGGCGCGGCCACCGACAACGGTCGCGAGGTGGTGCTGGGCACCGTCTTCATGCTGATCGGCGAGAACAGCCGCACCGTGTCGCAGGCGGTGGACAAGCGGTTGGCGGAGATCAACCGCAACTTGCCGGCCGGCGTGCAGGCGGTGACGGCGTATGACCGCACCGTGCTGGTCGACAAGGCCATCAGCACCGTCAGGAAGAACCTGCTCGAAGGCGCAGTGCTGGTCATCGTGATCCTGTTCCTGTTCCTTGGCAACATCCGCGCGGCCGTGCTGACGGCGATGGTGATTCCGCTGGCCATGCTGTTCACCTTCACCGGCATGGTCCAGCAGAAGATCAGCGCCAACCTGCTGAGCCTTGGCGCGCTCGACTTCGGGATCATCATCGATGGGGCCGTCGTCATCGTCGAGAACTGTGTGCGTCGACTGGCCCATGCACAGGCCCACCACGGACGTGCGTTGACGCGAGCCGAACGCTTCAAAGAGGTGTTCCTTGCGTCGCAGGAGGCACGCCGGCCGCTGATCTTCGGCCAGCTGATCATCATGATCGTCTACCTGCCGATCTTTGCGCTGGCCGGGGTCGAGGGGAAGATGTTCCACCCCATGGCCTTCACGGTGGTCATCGCGCTGGTCGGCGCCATGATCCTGTCGGTCACCTTCGTGCCCGCCGCGGTGGCGCTCTTCATCGGCAACAAGGTCGGCGAGAAGGAAAACCGCCTGATGGGCTGGGCGCGCCGCGCCTATGAGCCGCTGTTGGAGCGGGTGATGCACGCCAAGCCGCTGGTGCTGACCTTTGCGGCCATCACCATCGTGCTCACCGGACTGCTGGCGACGCGCCTGGGCAGCGAGTTCGTGCCCAGCCTGAACGAAGGCGACTTCGCGATCCAGGCGCTGCGCATTCCCGGCACCAGCCTGTCGCAGTCGGTGACCATGCAGCAGCAGCTTGAAAACACGCTGAAGGCCAAGTTCCCCGAGATCGAGCGCGTGTTCGCGCGCACCGGGACGGCCGAGATCGCGGCCGACCCGATGCCGCCCAACATCTCCGACGGCTATGTGATGCTCAAGCCGGAGAGCGACTGGCCTGAGCCCCGCAAGACCCGCGAGGAACTGGTCGCCGCGGTGAAGGCCGAGGTGGCCAAGCTGCCGGGACAGAACTACGAGTTTTCGCAGCCGATCCAGCTTCGCTTCAACGAACTGATCTCGGGCGTTCGGGCGGACGTTGCGGTCAAGGTGTTCGGCGACGACATGGACGTCCTCAACGAAACGGCGACCCAGATCGCCGGGGTGCTGCAGGGCATTTCGGGCGCGGCCGCAGTCAACATCGAACAGACCACCGGTCTGCCCATGCTCACGGTGCAGATCGACCGCAGCAAGACCGCGCGCTATGGGCTCAACGTGCAGGATGTGCAGGATACGCTGGCCACCGCCATCGGCGGTCGCGAAGCCGGCACGCTCTTCGAAGGCGACCGCCGCTTCGACATCCTGGTTCGGCTGCCCGATCACCTGCGGTCCAACCAGGAGGCGATTCGCCGCCTGCCGATTGCGCTGCCCAAGGGCGCCGACAACGCACAACGCTTCATCCCGCTGAGCGAGGTGGCGACGCTGTCGCTGGCGCCGGGGCCGAACCAGGTCAGTCGTGAAAATGGCAAGCGCCGGATCGTGGTCAGCACCAACGTGGCCGACCGCGACATCGGCAGCTTCGTGACGGAAGCCGAGCAGGCCATCGGCCAACAGGTCAAGCTGCAGAGCGGCTACTGGATGACCTGGGGCGGTCAGTTCGAGAACCTGCAGTCGGCCACCCAGCGCCTGAAGGTGGTGGTGCCGGTCTCGCTGCTGCTGGTCTTCGTGCTGCTCTTCATGATGTTCGGCAACCTCAAGGACGGCCTGCTGGTGTTCACCGGCATTCCCTTCGCCTTGACCGGCGGCATCGTGGCGCTGTGGCTACGCGGCATTCCACTGTCGATCTCGGCCGCGGTGGGCTTTATTGCGCTGTCCGGCGTGGCAGTGCTGAACGGCCTGGTGATGCTGTCCTTCATCCGCAGCCTGCGTGAGAACGGCCATCGCCTGGACGACGCGATCCATGAAGGTGCCGTCACCCGCTTGCGTCCGGTCCTGATGACGGCGCTGGTGGCGTCACTCGGCTTCGTGCCGATGGCCCTTGCCACCGGCACCGGCGCCGAGGTGCAGCGGCCATTGGCCACGGTGGTTATCGGCGGCATCCTGTCCTCGACCGCGCTCACGCTGCTGGTGTTGCCCGTGCTGTACCGGATCGCGCACCGGCGCGACGAGGACGAGGACGACGCGAATGGCGCGCCTGCGCCTGCCGTGTTGGATGTACCTGCATGA
- a CDS encoding heavy metal translocating P-type ATPase, with the protein MSDPQRLSLELSIVLPSVSDERDGCVQRLTTALQGQPGIDKAHVKVEGDQPRLCIHYDPAQVPLRKVRELALNTGAGLTERYGHVTAEHGPTHARGARRLADQLRAMPGVLEADASPAGAARLEYDRTVLPDGELHKRLRAFDLRLVDAGAMASPMPTRPEHRASAHNHAEGEHGHGHEHDHSHADEPSHQDHDHHHGGVFGANSELIFSLLSGTLLLAGWLLERTQLISGSIALGFFVAAYGFGGFYTVREALENLRARRFEIDTLMVVAAAGAAALGQWAEGALLLFLFSLGHSLEHYAMGRAKRAIEALAKLAPERALVRSNGQVVEVGVASLNPGDVVLVKPNERLPADGIVVLGTSSVNQAPVTGESLPVDKQPVADPEAALASFDRLAPEHRVFAGTVNGSGALEMMVAKRSGESTMARVVRLVTEAQTQRSPTQNFTDRFEKVFVPAVLILVVLLLGAGLVVDEPFSATFYRAMAVLVAASPCALAISVPSAVLSGVARAARSGVLVKGGAPLENLGTLTAIAFDKTGTLTEGRPRLTDVVASGQSSEAELLSVALSVEQHSDHPLAAAIVTGAQERLGADRPALEVRAVQSITGRGVQARLDDEVVHIGKAALFGEVAGPPIPPDMMAANDRLVSEGRSTMLVRHGSRYLGILGVMDTPRSSAPQVMRALKGLGIERLIMISGDNQRVADAVAQSVGLTEARGDLMPDDKVDAIKKLRGAQRKVAMVGDGVNDAPAMANATVGIAMGAAGSDVALETADVALMADDLAQLPLAVGLSRATSRVIKQNLWVSLGVVALLIPATILGLNIGVAVLFHEGSTLLVVVNALRLLAFEERRLEEGPSAGISTSSI; encoded by the coding sequence ATGAGCGATCCGCAGCGACTGAGCCTCGAGCTCTCCATCGTGTTGCCTTCAGTCTCGGATGAGCGCGACGGTTGTGTGCAGCGCCTGACCACGGCGCTCCAGGGCCAGCCCGGCATCGACAAGGCGCATGTCAAGGTCGAGGGCGACCAGCCTCGCTTGTGCATCCACTATGACCCCGCGCAGGTGCCGCTTCGCAAGGTGCGGGAACTGGCGCTGAACACCGGCGCGGGGCTGACCGAGCGCTATGGGCATGTGACGGCGGAGCACGGGCCCACGCACGCCCGCGGCGCGAGGCGTCTCGCAGACCAGTTGCGCGCAATGCCTGGGGTGCTGGAAGCCGATGCCTCGCCGGCGGGCGCCGCACGGCTGGAGTACGACCGAACCGTTCTGCCCGACGGGGAACTGCACAAGCGCCTGCGTGCCTTCGACTTGCGGCTGGTGGATGCCGGCGCGATGGCGAGCCCGATGCCAACGAGGCCAGAACACCGCGCATCCGCACACAACCACGCCGAGGGCGAGCACGGACACGGACACGAACACGACCACTCGCATGCGGACGAGCCGTCCCACCAGGACCACGACCACCACCACGGCGGGGTGTTCGGTGCCAACTCCGAGCTCATCTTTTCGCTGCTGTCCGGTACCCTGCTGCTGGCGGGCTGGCTGCTGGAGCGCACGCAGCTGATCTCCGGCTCGATCGCCCTGGGCTTCTTTGTTGCGGCTTACGGCTTCGGCGGCTTCTACACGGTGCGCGAGGCGCTGGAGAACCTGCGCGCCCGCCGTTTCGAGATCGACACGTTGATGGTGGTGGCAGCGGCCGGCGCCGCGGCGCTGGGTCAATGGGCGGAAGGCGCGCTGCTGCTCTTCCTTTTCAGCCTGGGCCATTCGCTCGAACACTATGCAATGGGCCGTGCCAAGCGGGCCATCGAGGCGCTGGCGAAGCTGGCGCCCGAGCGGGCGCTGGTGCGCAGTAACGGCCAAGTCGTGGAGGTGGGTGTCGCCTCGCTGAACCCGGGCGATGTGGTGCTGGTGAAGCCGAACGAAAGGCTGCCGGCCGACGGCATCGTGGTGCTCGGGACCAGCAGCGTCAATCAGGCGCCGGTGACCGGCGAAAGCCTGCCGGTGGACAAGCAACCTGTTGCTGACCCCGAAGCCGCGTTGGCCTCGTTCGATCGACTGGCGCCGGAGCACCGGGTCTTCGCCGGCACCGTCAACGGCTCAGGTGCCCTGGAGATGATGGTCGCCAAGCGCTCGGGCGAATCCACCATGGCGCGGGTGGTCCGACTCGTGACCGAGGCTCAGACGCAACGCTCGCCGACCCAAAACTTCACCGACAGATTCGAGAAGGTCTTCGTTCCGGCCGTGCTCATCCTGGTTGTGCTGCTGCTCGGGGCCGGGCTGGTGGTGGACGAGCCCTTCAGCGCCACCTTCTACCGGGCCATGGCCGTGCTGGTGGCGGCCAGCCCCTGCGCCCTGGCGATCTCGGTGCCGAGCGCCGTGCTGAGCGGTGTGGCGCGCGCGGCACGAAGCGGCGTGCTGGTCAAGGGCGGCGCACCACTGGAGAACCTGGGCACGTTGACCGCCATCGCCTTCGACAAGACCGGCACGCTCACCGAGGGCAGGCCTCGCCTCACTGACGTCGTGGCGTCCGGCCAGTCGAGTGAAGCGGAACTGCTGTCCGTGGCGCTTTCCGTGGAGCAGCACAGCGACCACCCGCTGGCCGCGGCCATCGTGACGGGGGCGCAGGAGCGGCTTGGCGCCGATCGACCTGCGCTCGAAGTGCGCGCTGTGCAGAGCATCACCGGCCGGGGCGTCCAGGCACGGCTTGACGACGAGGTGGTCCACATCGGCAAGGCCGCGCTGTTTGGAGAGGTCGCCGGGCCGCCGATTCCGCCGGACATGATGGCGGCGAACGACCGCCTTGTCTCGGAGGGGCGCAGCACGATGCTGGTTCGCCACGGCAGCCGTTACCTGGGCATCCTCGGCGTGATGGACACGCCGCGGTCCTCCGCACCGCAGGTGATGCGAGCACTCAAGGGGCTGGGCATCGAGCGCTTGATCATGATCTCCGGTGACAACCAACGCGTGGCCGATGCAGTGGCCCAGTCGGTCGGGTTGACCGAGGCGCGGGGCGACCTCATGCCCGACGACAAGGTCGACGCGATCAAGAAACTGCGCGGCGCCCAGCGCAAGGTGGCCATGGTCGGCGACGGCGTCAACGACGCCCCGGCCATGGCCAACGCCACCGTGGGCATCGCGATGGGGGCTGCCGGATCCGACGTCGCGCTGGAGACGGCCGATGTCGCGCTGATGGCCGACGACCTGGCGCAACTGCCGCTGGCGGTGGGCCTTTCCCGCGCCACCAGCCGCGTCATCAAGCAGAACCTGTGGGTCAGCCTGGGCGTGGTCGCGCTACTGATACCGGCCACCATCCTCGGTCTCAACATCGGCGTGGCGGTGCTCTTCCACGAAGGCTCGACGCTGCTGGTGGTGGTCAATGCGCTGCGGCTGTTGGCGTTCGAGGAGCGCCGACTGGAGGAGGGGCCGTCAGCGGGGATCAGCACGTCGTCCATCTGA
- a CDS encoding cation diffusion facilitator family transporter, whose amino-acid sequence MGSNHQHAPSGFNNEKALWLAFTLTFGFLIAEVVAGVLTRSLALISDAAHMFTDAAALAIALAAIRVARRPTDLKRSFGYHRFEILAAAFNALLLFGVAIYILVEAWQRFQRPAAIESTGMLVVASLGLIVNLISMRLLASGKDASLNIKGAYLEVWSDLLGSIGVIVAAVVIRYTGWSWVDSLVAVAIGLWVLPRTWVLLKESLNILLEGVPEGIDPQAVSQAMLDVPGVTGIHDLHIWALTSGKASMSAHVVHRDTVVPQELITILRTLLHDRFTLQHVTLQCEVTPCPDALDNPHWTEPRTALAARAEAASGNPPARQG is encoded by the coding sequence ATGGGCTCGAATCACCAACACGCACCGTCCGGCTTCAACAACGAGAAGGCCTTGTGGCTGGCCTTCACGCTGACCTTCGGCTTCTTGATCGCCGAAGTGGTCGCCGGTGTCCTGACGCGCAGCCTGGCGCTGATTTCCGACGCGGCCCACATGTTCACCGATGCGGCGGCATTGGCCATCGCGCTGGCCGCTATCCGCGTGGCGAGGCGGCCGACCGACCTCAAGCGCAGCTTCGGCTACCACCGGTTCGAGATCCTCGCGGCGGCCTTCAATGCGCTGCTGCTGTTCGGCGTGGCGATCTACATCCTGGTGGAGGCGTGGCAACGCTTCCAACGGCCGGCGGCCATCGAGTCGACCGGCATGCTGGTGGTGGCGTCGCTGGGCCTGATCGTCAACCTGATCAGCATGCGCCTATTGGCCAGCGGCAAGGACGCGAGCCTCAACATCAAGGGCGCCTACCTCGAGGTGTGGAGCGACCTGCTGGGCTCGATCGGGGTCATCGTTGCGGCGGTGGTCATCCGCTACACCGGCTGGTCGTGGGTCGACAGTCTGGTGGCGGTGGCCATCGGCCTGTGGGTGTTGCCGAGGACCTGGGTGCTGCTCAAGGAAAGTTTGAACATCCTGCTGGAGGGTGTGCCCGAGGGCATCGACCCGCAAGCCGTCTCCCAGGCGATGCTGGACGTTCCGGGTGTGACGGGCATCCACGACCTCCACATCTGGGCATTGACCAGCGGCAAGGCCAGCATGAGCGCGCATGTGGTGCACCGGGACACGGTCGTGCCCCAGGAGCTGATCACGATCCTCCGCACGCTGCTCCACGACCGCTTCACGCTCCAGCACGTCACGCTCCAATGCGAGGTGACCCCCTGCCCGGACGCGCTGGACAACCCGCATTGGACCGAGCCGCGCACCGCCCTGGCGGCCCGGGCCGAGGCGGCCTCGGGCAATCCGCCCGCACGTCAAGGCTGA
- a CDS encoding heavy metal sensor histidine kinase, translating into MKEVAPRSLARRLSVRLALLSLTVLAVVCTAVYSWAHHGLSVQQRDRLERQRVQLEHLFGEAREAGDERLLTHKLGDMLVGQTLLSVEVLRDDASLFFRWSGNGLGKTQRLLDFRLPAPNVSAAAWPIQLALDVSADMATLNLLAAALAAAAGVGTLLITAGGSVLVRRGLQPVSRLADQTRALSAQTRDRRLDGSAQPKELAPLVQQFNQLLDRLQLAFDRLEAFNADVAHELATPLSTLIGGTEITLRRERPAEELRRALECNLEELQRLASIVQDMLFLAHADHGTQARRAPVASLSRLLVRVASLHEAPLAERSLTLEIQGESAAAVDASLIERAVSNLLSNATRYAWPGSVVKLVVSTRRDEIHVEVENEGDTVPADRLDRIFDRFYRAEHSRENADRHHGLGLSIVAAIARMHGGGGFARSAQGRTVVGFSLRRSAAPSDAAGQPIPAEWSDSRTNQEVAV; encoded by the coding sequence GTGAAGGAGGTCGCGCCCCGGTCGCTGGCCCGGCGGCTGTCGGTGCGGCTTGCACTGTTGAGCCTGACGGTGCTGGCGGTAGTCTGCACTGCCGTCTACAGTTGGGCGCACCACGGGCTGAGCGTGCAGCAGCGCGATCGGCTCGAGCGCCAGCGGGTTCAGCTTGAACACCTGTTCGGCGAGGCGCGCGAAGCAGGCGACGAGCGTCTGCTGACCCACAAGCTCGGCGACATGCTGGTCGGCCAGACCCTGCTGTCGGTCGAGGTGCTGCGCGACGACGCGAGTCTGTTCTTTCGGTGGTCGGGCAATGGCCTGGGGAAGACGCAACGGCTGCTCGACTTCAGATTGCCGGCACCGAACGTCAGCGCTGCGGCCTGGCCGATTCAGCTGGCGCTGGACGTGAGCGCCGACATGGCCACGCTGAACCTGCTGGCCGCGGCACTGGCGGCCGCGGCGGGAGTCGGCACTTTGCTGATCACGGCGGGCGGGTCGGTGTTGGTGCGTCGGGGATTGCAGCCGGTGAGCCGGCTGGCCGACCAGACGCGTGCGTTGTCGGCGCAGACGCGGGATCGTCGTCTGGATGGATCGGCCCAGCCGAAAGAGCTGGCACCGCTGGTGCAGCAGTTCAACCAACTGCTGGATCGGCTGCAGCTCGCCTTCGACCGGCTCGAGGCCTTCAACGCCGACGTCGCCCATGAACTGGCGACGCCTCTGTCCACGCTGATCGGCGGAACGGAGATCACGCTGCGCCGGGAGCGGCCGGCGGAGGAACTGCGCCGGGCGCTGGAGTGCAACCTCGAGGAACTGCAGCGGCTTGCCAGCATCGTGCAGGACATGCTGTTCCTCGCTCATGCGGACCATGGCACCCAGGCGCGCAGGGCGCCCGTTGCCAGCCTGTCGCGACTGCTGGTGCGTGTGGCGTCGTTGCACGAAGCTCCGCTGGCCGAGCGGTCGCTGACGCTTGAGATACAAGGAGAATCGGCAGCGGCGGTTGACGCATCGTTGATCGAGCGTGCCGTGTCGAACCTCCTGTCCAACGCCACCCGGTATGCATGGCCCGGGTCGGTGGTGAAGCTGGTGGTGTCCACGCGTCGGGACGAAATCCACGTCGAGGTGGAGAACGAGGGGGACACCGTTCCGGCCGACCGACTGGATCGCATCTTCGATCGTTTCTACCGGGCAGAACACTCCCGCGAGAACGCTGATCGCCACCATGGTCTGGGACTGTCCATCGTGGCGGCGATTGCGCGGATGCACGGTGGCGGCGGCTTCGCGCGGTCCGCGCAAGGCCGCACCGTGGTCGGTTTCAGTCTTCGGCGGTCGGCAGCGCCATCCGACGCAGCCGGCCAGCCGATTCCGGCCGAATGGTCCGACTCCCGAACCAACCAGGAGGTCGCAGTATGA
- a CDS encoding heavy metal response regulator transcription factor, whose protein sequence is MKILVVEDESKLAAYLRKGLSEEGFVVDVANNGIDGLHLATEGDYDLLLLDRMLPGIDGLTLLAALRKVKPIPVLMLSARQHTDDRVEGLRAGADDYLVKPFAFSELVARLQALLRRTRPTQAVTDTTLRLSDLELDLLKRRAVRAGHRLDLTTKELQLLELLMRRQGEVLSRTEIAEKVWDMNFDGGTNVIDVAVRRLRHKLDAPFERPMLHTVRGFGYVLEDRG, encoded by the coding sequence ATGAAGATTCTTGTGGTCGAAGACGAAAGCAAGCTCGCCGCCTACCTGCGCAAGGGTTTGAGCGAGGAGGGCTTCGTCGTTGACGTCGCAAACAACGGCATCGACGGCCTGCACCTCGCCACCGAAGGCGACTACGACCTGCTGCTGCTCGACCGCATGCTGCCCGGCATCGACGGCCTGACGCTGCTGGCGGCGCTCCGCAAGGTCAAGCCCATTCCTGTGCTGATGCTGTCGGCACGGCAGCACACCGACGACCGCGTCGAAGGGCTGCGGGCCGGCGCGGACGACTACCTCGTCAAGCCGTTCGCGTTCTCCGAGCTCGTGGCGCGGCTGCAGGCGTTGCTCAGGAGAACCCGTCCGACGCAGGCGGTCACCGACACCACGTTACGGCTCTCCGACCTGGAGCTCGACCTGCTCAAGCGCAGGGCTGTCCGTGCCGGGCATCGGCTGGACCTGACCACCAAGGAGTTGCAGCTGCTGGAGTTGCTGATGCGCCGGCAAGGCGAAGTGCTGTCGCGCACTGAGATTGCCGAGAAGGTGTGGGACATGAACTTCGACGGCGGGACTAACGTGATCGACGTGGCGGTGCGCCGCCTGCGCCACAAGCTGGACGCTCCCTTCGAGCGTCCCATGCTGCACACCGTGCGTGGTTTTGGCTACGTGCTGGAGGACCGAGGGTGA